A region of Bacteroidota bacterium DNA encodes the following proteins:
- the pssA gene encoding CDP-diacylglycerol--serine O-phosphatidyltransferase, whose translation MGRGARGVGRGARDVGRGARDVGRGARDVGRGARDVGRGEGRGARGEGEEDGKKILDRRQLLLNNFLTCRVYDKFPSQKITKFVKILYLDIKKNIPNAITCMNLLCGCMGIIFALKGNTNLLYASYFIGLAAVFDFLDGFVARLLKVHSEIGKQLDSLADMVTFGVLPGIIIFQLICKLEGKASPIAFIALLIPIFSAIRLAKFNIDTRQSDSFIGVPTPATAILVASLPVIHVIYNLNLLLDKLHPQQPGTHSFIIKVSLLLFHTYSLVIITILMSLLMVSELPLFALKFKNFSWADNKIRFIFLGLTLIMFAALKFIAVPFIIVLYILLSVVNNLFKKAA comes from the coding sequence GTGGGGCGAGGGGCGTGGGACGAGGGGCGAGGGACGTGGGGCGTGGGGCGAGGGATGTGGGACGTGGGGCGAGGGATGTGGGACGTGGGGCGAGGGACGTGGGACGAGGCGAGGGACGAGGGGCGAGGGGCGAGGGCGAGGAGGACGGGAAAAAGATTTTAGATCGGAGACAATTGCTATTAAATAATTTTCTCACCTGCCGGGTGTACGACAAATTTCCCTCCCAAAAAATCACTAAGTTTGTTAAAATTTTATACTTGGATATTAAAAAAAACATACCCAACGCCATAACCTGCATGAATTTACTTTGCGGGTGCATGGGAATCATTTTCGCGCTGAAAGGAAACACTAATTTACTTTATGCTTCTTATTTTATCGGACTGGCGGCCGTGTTTGATTTCCTGGACGGATTTGTTGCAAGGCTATTGAAAGTTCATTCCGAAATAGGCAAACAACTTGATTCACTGGCCGACATGGTCACCTTCGGGGTTTTGCCGGGCATCATAATTTTTCAACTGATCTGTAAACTGGAAGGCAAAGCAAGCCCGATTGCATTTATTGCTTTATTGATCCCTATTTTTTCGGCCATACGGTTAGCCAAATTTAATATTGATACGCGGCAATCCGATTCTTTTATTGGTGTTCCCACTCCGGCTACCGCGATATTGGTAGCATCTTTACCCGTTATACACGTCATATATAACCTCAATTTACTTCTTGACAAGCTGCATCCCCAGCAGCCAGGCACACACTCTTTTATTATTAAGGTGTCTTTACTGCTATTCCACACGTATTCACTTGTTATCATTACAATTCTTATGTCGCTATTAATGGTATCGGAACTGCCGCTCTTTGCCCTTAAATTCAAAAACTTCAGCTGGGCCGATAATAAAATAAGATTCATTTTTTTAGGATTGACCCTTATAATGTTTGCTGCACTTAAGTTCATTGCTGTTCCGTTCATAATTGTCCTGTATATTCTGTTGTCTGTTGTAAATAACCTTTTCAAAAAAGCGGCATAA
- a CDS encoding undecaprenyl/decaprenyl-phosphate alpha-N-acetylglucosaminyl 1-phosphate transferase gives MWTYLLIFGTAFFVVLLSTPALIRVAILKRLFDEPKEDRKIHKRLIPTIGGIIIFAATLFAFALWFPFDELHVFKQLKRSVNDFQFIVATILILFFVGVKDDIIGTAPMKKLVAHILVGLILVLMADIKITGFHGLFGLREIPYWGQVFLSLSTYIVVVNAFNLIDGVDGLAAGIGLICGLAFGTWFYMAGEPVMAALAFSMAGSLLGFLFFNFSPAKIFMGDSGSLSIGLIVCVLAVRLIEYQVPSTSDDVSESLIDFNVNGLSDVVTNISKPLFVMAVLSYPLLDTLRIFIYRTIRGISPFSADRNHIHHRLIDIGLSHRGTAIALYASNITVITTAILTRNMDPSYAFFIVGGVAIGIAQVPFMIKKVKNRSNGISNGL, from the coding sequence ATGTGGACTTACCTGCTCATATTTGGTACCGCTTTTTTTGTGGTGCTGCTTTCAACTCCGGCACTGATACGCGTTGCTATTTTAAAACGTTTGTTCGACGAGCCTAAGGAAGATCGTAAGATCCATAAACGACTCATCCCGACTATTGGCGGTATTATCATCTTTGCCGCTACCCTGTTCGCGTTCGCGTTGTGGTTCCCCTTCGATGAGCTGCATGTATTCAAGCAGCTCAAACGCTCGGTAAACGATTTCCAGTTTATTGTAGCTACCATACTTATTCTCTTTTTTGTAGGTGTAAAAGATGACATTATCGGCACCGCTCCAATGAAAAAATTGGTGGCTCATATTCTCGTGGGACTTATACTCGTGCTCATGGCCGATATCAAGATCACCGGCTTTCACGGACTTTTCGGGCTGCGGGAAATACCGTATTGGGGACAGGTTTTTCTTTCATTGTCAACTTACATTGTTGTAGTTAACGCCTTCAACCTTATAGATGGTGTCGACGGACTTGCGGCAGGTATCGGGTTAATTTGCGGTCTCGCTTTTGGCACATGGTTTTACATGGCCGGAGAACCGGTTATGGCCGCGCTCGCGTTTTCAATGGCAGGTTCATTGTTGGGGTTTCTCTTTTTTAATTTTTCCCCGGCCAAGATCTTTATGGGGGATTCCGGTTCATTGTCCATCGGACTTATTGTTTGCGTATTGGCGGTCCGCCTCATCGAATACCAGGTACCCTCAACGTCCGACGATGTGTCGGAATCACTGATTGATTTTAATGTAAACGGACTTTCGGATGTGGTAACCAATATTTCGAAACCGCTTTTTGTAATGGCGGTATTATCCTATCCTTTGCTCGACACGCTGCGCATTTTTATATATCGCACCATTCGCGGCATTTCTCCCTTTTCAGCCGATCGCAATCACATCCATCACCGCCTGATCGATATAGGCCTCAGTCACCGCGGAACCGCTATTGCGCTGTATGCAAGCAATATCACTGTTATTACCACAGCTATTTTAACGCGTAATATGGATCCCTCCTATGCATTCTTTATCGTGGGTGGTGTTGCAATAGGAATAGCGCAGGTTCCATTTATGATAAAAAAGGTAAAGAACCGCAGCAATGGCATTTCCAACGGCCTCTAA